A single window of Pseudarthrobacter defluvii DNA harbors:
- a CDS encoding cytochrome ubiquinol oxidase subunit I has translation MDALEIARWQFGITTVYHFMMVPLTIGLGLVVAVIQTAWYRTGKPEYLRMTKFWGKLFLINFIMGVATGIVQEFQFGMAWSEYSRFVGDVFGAPLALEALLAFFVESTFLGLWIFGWKQLKPAIHLACLWVAVIGSALSAYFIIVANSWMQHPVGVEMINGRPVMTDAWAVFTNNTALVAVPHTLFGALAVAGGFLLGIAWYHLWRRRHDGVDTVGADGRVIPGEDARIPGRDLADHNVWIRSLRIGAVVAMISFAGTAVTGDLQGKLMFQQQPMKMAAAEAACHDGTGFSVLSVGNVGSKNCDDVVAVIEVPGILSFLAKGDFTTEVKGVNSLLPEYKANYGTHLPDNPIYGERAGQEIQYVPVMEVTYWGFRMMIGFGGLAALAALVALWLTRKGTVPESRWLMRLAVFGILAPFGANAAGWIFTEMGRQPFVVAPNPDPSGIDQVFMFTAAAVSPGVSAGELITSLVALTAVYAVLLVVEVKLLVKYIRGGVVSAMPELGSAPADENEDQTPGPGGNGESKTADDVLAFAY, from the coding sequence ATGGACGCCTTGGAAATTGCACGCTGGCAATTTGGTATCACCACCGTCTACCACTTCATGATGGTGCCGCTGACCATCGGCCTCGGCCTCGTGGTGGCCGTCATCCAGACCGCCTGGTACCGCACCGGCAAGCCCGAGTACCTGCGCATGACCAAGTTCTGGGGAAAGTTGTTCCTCATCAACTTCATTATGGGCGTGGCCACCGGCATTGTGCAGGAGTTCCAGTTCGGGATGGCCTGGAGCGAGTACAGCCGCTTCGTGGGGGATGTCTTCGGGGCGCCCCTGGCCCTTGAGGCCCTCCTGGCCTTCTTTGTCGAGTCGACGTTCCTGGGCCTGTGGATCTTCGGCTGGAAGCAGCTCAAGCCCGCCATCCACCTTGCCTGCCTGTGGGTGGCGGTCATCGGCTCGGCGCTTTCCGCTTACTTCATCATCGTCGCCAACAGCTGGATGCAGCACCCGGTGGGGGTGGAAATGATCAACGGCCGGCCGGTGATGACCGACGCCTGGGCCGTCTTCACCAACAACACAGCGCTCGTGGCCGTCCCGCACACCCTGTTCGGCGCCCTCGCCGTGGCAGGCGGCTTCCTCCTGGGAATCGCCTGGTACCACCTTTGGCGGAGGAGGCACGATGGCGTGGATACGGTGGGTGCCGACGGCCGGGTCATCCCCGGGGAAGACGCCCGCATCCCGGGGCGCGACCTTGCCGACCACAACGTGTGGATCCGGTCCCTGCGCATCGGCGCCGTCGTCGCCATGATTTCGTTCGCCGGCACCGCGGTCACCGGCGACCTGCAGGGCAAGCTGATGTTCCAGCAGCAGCCCATGAAGATGGCCGCCGCCGAGGCCGCCTGCCACGACGGCACCGGCTTCTCCGTCCTGAGCGTCGGAAACGTGGGATCCAAGAACTGCGACGACGTGGTGGCCGTGATCGAAGTCCCGGGCATCCTGTCCTTCCTGGCCAAGGGCGACTTCACCACCGAGGTCAAGGGCGTCAACAGCCTGCTGCCCGAATACAAGGCCAACTACGGAACCCACCTGCCGGACAACCCCATCTACGGTGAGCGCGCCGGCCAGGAGATCCAGTACGTGCCCGTCATGGAGGTCACCTACTGGGGATTCCGGATGATGATCGGCTTCGGCGGCCTCGCCGCCCTGGCGGCACTGGTGGCGCTCTGGCTCACCCGCAAGGGGACAGTGCCGGAATCCCGCTGGCTCATGCGCCTGGCAGTCTTCGGCATCCTGGCCCCCTTCGGCGCCAACGCCGCAGGCTGGATCTTCACCGAGATGGGCCGCCAGCCCTTCGTCGTGGCGCCCAACCCCGATCCCAGCGGCATCGACCAGGTGTTCATGTTCACCGCCGCCGCGGTATCCCCGGGCGTCTCCGCGGGGGAGCTGATCACGTCGCTGGTTGCCCTGACCGCCGTGTACGCGGTCCTGCTGGTGGTGGAAGTGAAACTGCTGGTCAAGTACATCCGCGGCGGCGTCGTGTCCGCAATGCCGGAACTTGGCTCAGCACCGGCTGACGAGAACGAGGACCAAACCCCCGGCCCCGGCGGCAACGGGGAATCCAAAACTGCCGACGACGTCCTGGCCTTCGCCTACTAG
- a CDS encoding BlaI/MecI/CopY family transcriptional regulator, with translation MASLGELERAVMDLLWGGQEAATANTLRDQLARTSAAQGGTGHEGKELAVTTVLTVLSRLEKKGLVERERGTRPHRYQAVSSRADHTAELMHEVLGSAPDREAVLARFIGSVSEGEAETLRKLLGHL, from the coding sequence ATGGCTAGTCTTGGTGAACTGGAACGGGCAGTGATGGATCTGCTCTGGGGGGGCCAGGAAGCGGCTACGGCCAATACCCTGAGGGACCAGTTGGCGCGCACGTCGGCGGCACAGGGCGGTACCGGGCACGAGGGCAAGGAACTGGCCGTTACCACGGTGCTCACGGTCCTCTCCCGCCTGGAGAAGAAAGGGCTGGTGGAACGCGAACGCGGAACCCGCCCGCACCGCTACCAGGCTGTGTCGAGCCGTGCGGACCACACCGCGGAACTGATGCATGAGGTCCTCGGCTCAGCGCCGGACCGCGAGGCCGTCCTGGCCCGCTTCATTGGGTCTGTGTCCGAAGGTGAAGCCGAAACGCTGCGCAAACTGCTGGGCCACCTCTAG
- a CDS encoding M56 family metallopeptidase, translating into MFWASYLLAVLAIILAWPVPILLSRAHWPARSPFTAMLLWQAIALAGGLSMIGAMLVYGLEPVGDNLIAGLRALAGMVLFNAPTTALGFWHIFALSAAALLTAHLVFTLLLTYYKIQRQRRRHRELLALLASPSSQDAGTLVISHDSPVAYCLPGGARSVTVLSDGLMAALEPAELRAVLIHENAHLNQRHHLLLWAFAAWRQALPWLPTTRLAQESVNSLIEMLADDVALRTESKTTLIKAIAIVASGSAGGAGAGDVRPSSPTLALSGLEAASGGSGSDAVRTAASRVSRLLTPQPPLPVAVRSAVMAGSALLLALPTALLVVPGLLG; encoded by the coding sequence ATGTTCTGGGCCTCATACCTGCTGGCGGTCCTTGCGATCATCCTGGCCTGGCCGGTGCCGATCCTCCTGTCACGGGCACATTGGCCCGCCAGGTCGCCGTTCACGGCAATGCTCCTGTGGCAGGCCATCGCGCTGGCAGGTGGACTGTCCATGATCGGTGCCATGCTGGTCTACGGCCTGGAGCCTGTTGGTGACAACCTCATCGCGGGGCTGCGCGCCCTCGCCGGAATGGTGCTTTTCAACGCCCCCACCACGGCACTTGGCTTCTGGCACATCTTCGCGCTGTCCGCTGCCGCCCTGCTCACGGCCCACCTGGTCTTTACGCTGCTGCTGACGTACTACAAAATCCAGCGCCAGCGCCGCCGCCACCGCGAACTGCTCGCGCTGCTCGCGTCACCTTCCAGCCAGGACGCCGGCACCCTGGTCATCAGCCATGACTCACCGGTGGCCTACTGCCTTCCGGGCGGCGCCCGTTCCGTGACAGTCCTGTCGGACGGCCTGATGGCAGCCCTTGAACCGGCAGAACTCCGGGCCGTCCTGATCCACGAGAACGCCCATTTGAACCAGCGGCACCACCTTTTGCTCTGGGCCTTCGCCGCCTGGCGGCAGGCCCTGCCGTGGCTGCCCACCACACGGCTGGCCCAGGAATCCGTGAACTCGCTGATCGAGATGCTGGCCGACGATGTGGCCCTGCGGACCGAGAGCAAAACCACCCTCATTAAGGCCATCGCCATCGTGGCAAGTGGCTCAGCGGGGGGTGCCGGCGCCGGTGATGTCCGGCCTTCCTCTCCCACCCTGGCCCTGTCCGGGCTTGAAGCGGCATCAGGCGGATCCGGCTCGGACGCCGTCCGTACCGCAGCTTCGCGGGTCAGCCGCCTCCTGACGCCCCAGCCGCCGCTTCCTGTCGCCGTCCGCAGCGCGGTCATGGCCGGCAGTGCCCTGCTGCTCGCCCTGCCGACCGCATTGCTGGTGGTTCCCGGACTGCTCGGCTGA
- a CDS encoding DNA gyrase/topoisomerase IV subunit B: MAPSSEYTARHLSVLEGLEAVRKRPGMYIGSTDSRGLMHCLWEIIDNSVDEALAGFGHDIRIILHADNSVEIHDDGRGIPIDKEPKTGLTGVEVVFTKLHAGGKFGGGSYTASGGLHGVGASVVNALSSRLDVEVDRGGKTYKMSFRRGEPGRFTDTGSRLDPAAPFTPFVNDSVLDVVGKAKRGVTGTRIRYWADRQIFTPDAKFSYEDLVARARQTSFLVPGLKLTVRDERRLAGTPGEAGPHEEVFHHDGGISEFVEFLAADPAVTDVWRLHGSGKFKETVPVLDDRGHSQLAEVERDCEVDVALRWGIGYDSTVRSFVNIISTPKGGTHQSGFEQALVKTFRKAVEANARKLKAGNDKIEKDDIFAGLTAVLTVRLAEPQFEGQTKEILGTSAVRAIVARVVEKEISAKLSASNRNDKAQSALLLEKIVSEMKSRISARVHKETQRRKNALETSSMPTKLADCRTDDVERSELFIVEGDSALGTAKLARSSDFQALLPIRGKILNVQKASVGDMLSNAECAALIQVVGAGSGRSFDISAARYGKVILMTDADVDGAHIRTLLLTLFFRYMRPMILEGRVFAAVPPLHRVEVINAGQKANEMIYTYSEAELHVLLARLAKEGKRYKEPIQRYKGLGEMDAEQLAETTMDPRHRTLRKVGIENAQQAEEIFDLLMGSDVSPRKDFIIAGASSLDRERIDA, from the coding sequence GTGGCACCAAGCTCTGAGTACACCGCCCGGCACCTCTCCGTCCTGGAAGGCCTCGAAGCCGTCCGCAAGCGCCCGGGCATGTACATCGGCTCAACCGACTCGCGCGGCCTCATGCACTGCCTCTGGGAAATCATCGACAATTCCGTGGATGAGGCCCTGGCCGGGTTCGGCCACGACATCCGCATCATCCTCCACGCCGACAACTCGGTGGAGATCCACGACGACGGCCGCGGCATCCCCATCGACAAGGAGCCCAAGACGGGACTCACCGGTGTCGAGGTGGTCTTCACCAAGCTGCACGCCGGCGGTAAGTTCGGCGGCGGCTCCTACACCGCCTCGGGCGGCCTGCACGGCGTGGGCGCCTCCGTGGTGAACGCCCTGTCCTCCCGCCTGGACGTGGAGGTGGACCGCGGCGGCAAGACCTACAAAATGTCCTTCCGGCGGGGTGAACCCGGACGCTTCACGGACACCGGGTCCCGCCTGGACCCGGCAGCGCCGTTCACCCCGTTCGTCAACGACTCCGTGCTGGACGTCGTTGGCAAGGCCAAACGCGGCGTCACCGGAACCCGGATCCGCTACTGGGCCGACCGGCAGATCTTCACCCCGGATGCCAAGTTCTCCTACGAGGACCTGGTGGCACGTGCCCGCCAGACCTCCTTCCTGGTGCCCGGACTCAAGCTCACGGTGCGGGACGAGCGCAGGCTGGCAGGGACCCCCGGCGAAGCGGGGCCGCATGAGGAGGTCTTCCACCACGACGGCGGCATCTCGGAGTTCGTCGAGTTCCTCGCCGCTGATCCTGCCGTCACCGACGTCTGGCGCCTGCACGGCTCGGGAAAATTCAAGGAGACCGTCCCGGTCCTTGACGACCGCGGACACAGCCAGTTGGCCGAGGTGGAGCGGGACTGCGAGGTGGACGTGGCGCTGCGCTGGGGCATCGGCTACGACAGCACCGTGCGCAGCTTCGTAAACATCATCTCCACCCCCAAGGGCGGGACGCACCAGTCGGGCTTCGAGCAGGCCCTGGTTAAGACCTTCCGCAAAGCGGTGGAGGCGAACGCTCGCAAGCTCAAGGCCGGCAACGACAAGATCGAAAAGGACGACATCTTTGCTGGCCTGACGGCGGTGCTGACCGTGCGGCTGGCGGAACCGCAGTTTGAGGGCCAGACCAAGGAGATCCTCGGCACCAGCGCCGTCCGGGCCATCGTAGCCCGGGTGGTGGAGAAGGAAATCTCCGCCAAGCTGTCCGCCAGCAACCGCAATGACAAGGCCCAGTCCGCGCTGTTGCTGGAAAAGATCGTCAGCGAGATGAAGTCGCGCATCTCGGCCCGCGTCCACAAGGAGACGCAGCGGCGCAAGAACGCGCTGGAAACTTCCTCGATGCCCACTAAGCTTGCTGACTGCCGGACGGACGACGTCGAGCGTTCCGAACTGTTCATTGTGGAAGGCGACTCCGCGCTGGGCACTGCCAAGCTGGCGCGTTCCTCCGACTTCCAGGCGCTGCTGCCCATCCGCGGCAAGATCCTGAACGTCCAGAAAGCGTCGGTGGGGGACATGCTGTCCAACGCCGAGTGCGCGGCCCTCATCCAGGTGGTGGGCGCAGGCTCCGGCCGCAGCTTCGACATCAGCGCCGCCCGGTACGGCAAGGTGATCCTCATGACGGACGCCGACGTGGACGGCGCCCACATCCGGACCCTGCTGCTGACCCTGTTCTTCCGGTACATGCGCCCCATGATCCTGGAGGGAAGGGTATTCGCAGCGGTGCCGCCGCTGCACCGCGTGGAGGTCATCAACGCCGGCCAGAAGGCCAACGAGATGATCTACACCTACTCCGAGGCGGAACTCCACGTGCTCCTGGCCCGCCTGGCCAAGGAGGGCAAGCGGTACAAGGAACCGATCCAGCGGTACAAGGGCCTGGGGGAGATGGACGCCGAGCAGCTGGCGGAGACCACCATGGACCCGCGGCACCGCACGCTGCGCAAAGTCGGGATCGAAAACGCGCAGCAGGCGGAGGAGATCTTCGACCTGCTGATGGGCTCGGATGTGTCACCCCGCAAGGACTTCATCATCGCCGGAGCGTCCAGCCTGGACCGGGAGCGCATCGACGCCTGA
- a CDS encoding DUF7455 domain-containing protein, translated as MTTAVADRTLNALDRCDRCGAQAYVRVVLESSGGELLFCGHHARAVEATLKPLSSDWHDETGKLHEKAAVEID; from the coding sequence ATGACAACAGCAGTGGCAGACCGCACGCTCAACGCACTCGACCGGTGCGACCGTTGCGGAGCCCAGGCATATGTGCGGGTTGTACTCGAGTCCTCCGGCGGTGAGCTGCTGTTCTGCGGCCACCACGCCCGTGCAGTCGAGGCGACGCTCAAGCCGTTGAGCTCCGACTGGCACGATGAGACGGGAAAGCTTCACGAGAAAGCTGCCGTGGAAATCGACTAG
- a CDS encoding RNA polymerase sigma factor — protein sequence MTPSSTKKDSAAQDVLSPEEKQAATNAKRAATRAANKASAGEAAADGKREPKKRGPKPGAKAAAAAGKTAGDVDADEVEEVEEDIDETALEVVEEDAEADPVKGAAGSGKGFVYSDADDDDAPVQQVMSAGATADPVKDYLKQIGKVALLNAEQEVDLALRIEAGLFAEEKIAADDGSMDPKYKRELEFIIHDGKRAKNHLLEANLRLVVSLAKRYTGRGMLFLDLIQEGNLGLIRAVEKFDYTKGFKFSTYATWWIRQAITRAMADQARTIRIPVHMVEVINKLARVQRQMLQDLGREPTPEELALELDMTPEKVVEVQKYGREPISLHTPLGEDGDSEFGDLIEDSEAVVPADAVSFTLLQEQLHSVLDTLSEREAGVVAMRFGLTDGQPKTLDEIGKVYGVTRERIRQIESKTMSKLRHPSRSQVLRDYLD from the coding sequence GTGACCCCGTCTTCCACGAAGAAGGATTCCGCCGCCCAGGATGTCTTGTCCCCTGAGGAGAAGCAGGCCGCGACCAATGCCAAGCGGGCAGCCACGCGGGCAGCCAACAAGGCTTCGGCCGGCGAAGCTGCGGCGGACGGCAAGCGCGAGCCCAAGAAACGTGGGCCCAAGCCCGGCGCCAAGGCCGCAGCAGCGGCTGGAAAGACCGCCGGTGACGTTGACGCGGACGAGGTCGAAGAAGTCGAGGAAGACATCGACGAGACCGCACTCGAAGTCGTTGAGGAAGATGCCGAAGCTGATCCCGTCAAGGGTGCCGCCGGCAGCGGCAAAGGCTTCGTCTACTCTGACGCAGACGATGACGACGCCCCCGTGCAGCAGGTCATGTCTGCCGGCGCTACGGCTGACCCCGTCAAGGACTACCTGAAGCAGATCGGTAAGGTGGCCCTGCTCAACGCCGAGCAGGAAGTCGATCTTGCGCTGCGGATCGAGGCCGGGCTCTTCGCCGAGGAAAAGATCGCCGCCGACGACGGGTCCATGGATCCGAAGTACAAGCGTGAACTCGAATTCATCATCCACGACGGCAAGCGCGCCAAGAACCACCTGCTGGAGGCAAACCTCCGCCTTGTGGTCTCACTGGCCAAGCGCTACACCGGCCGCGGCATGCTGTTCCTGGACCTGATCCAGGAAGGCAACCTGGGCCTGATCCGCGCCGTGGAGAAGTTCGATTACACCAAGGGCTTCAAGTTCTCCACCTACGCCACCTGGTGGATCCGGCAGGCCATCACCCGCGCCATGGCCGACCAGGCCCGTACCATCCGCATCCCGGTGCACATGGTTGAGGTCATCAACAAGCTGGCACGTGTCCAGCGCCAGATGCTGCAGGACCTGGGCCGCGAACCCACGCCTGAAGAACTGGCCCTGGAACTGGACATGACCCCCGAAAAGGTGGTCGAAGTCCAGAAGTACGGCCGCGAGCCCATTTCGCTGCACACCCCTCTGGGCGAGGACGGCGATTCCGAGTTCGGCGACCTGATCGAGGACTCCGAGGCCGTTGTCCCGGCTGACGCAGTCAGCTTTACGCTCCTGCAGGAGCAGCTGCACTCCGTGCTGGACACCCTTTCCGAACGCGAGGCCGGCGTCGTCGCCATGCGCTTCGGCCTGACCGACGGCCAGCCGAAGACTTTAGACGAAATCGGCAAGGTCTACGGCGTCACCCGCGAACGCATCCGCCAGATCGAATCGAAGACCATGTCCAAGCTCCGCCACCCCTCCAGGTCCCAGGTCCTGCGGGACTACCTGGACTAG
- a CDS encoding DUF4192 family protein: MTAPERLTIRGPEDILGFIPHSLGYWPVSSLVAMTLHGTRLGATLRLDLPSPDGQGDPFGFAGAVRRYLESDQDADGALLAVFTSDAGMVPPSAYDLLISTVQCSLDQAGMPVRAAWFVGDDYWRDALCSDGSCCPLPGRPVQEIRDSMLNTEMVYRGSSVGPAPRAGSAPEAPVPAMHLAAVLEAQAGWQEELGGRSRSRAQFKAVLGFWQMLLDRGSADAGLPDIERDAFLRATLLVPTWRDAVMVMAAAGTNAAEAGAEQFNVFAEGDDGGGADGSVVLLPLLPPAEFPLRASPLGKPGTETAGGRAAALRPPRRAKDGAARSGSVPAGYGEVLMGVAPDVPDWAGLETLDRVLGQLAVLGGQAAAAALTMRGWVAWCRGRGSYAAAYLGQALELEPEYRLAELLLDLVGRGTLCGWAARREAAWQKFGEDPAG, encoded by the coding sequence ATGACAGCTCCAGAACGATTAACAATCCGCGGGCCGGAAGACATTCTTGGCTTCATTCCACACAGCCTGGGGTACTGGCCGGTTTCCAGCCTGGTGGCCATGACGCTGCACGGCACCAGGCTGGGCGCCACGCTGCGGCTTGACCTTCCGTCACCTGACGGGCAGGGCGATCCTTTCGGGTTTGCCGGCGCCGTCCGGCGCTACCTTGAGTCGGACCAGGATGCGGACGGCGCACTGCTGGCCGTCTTCACCTCTGACGCCGGAATGGTCCCGCCGAGCGCCTACGACCTCCTGATTTCCACAGTGCAGTGTTCCCTGGACCAAGCCGGGATGCCGGTCCGTGCTGCCTGGTTTGTGGGCGATGACTATTGGCGGGACGCCCTGTGCAGCGATGGTTCATGTTGCCCGCTTCCGGGGCGTCCGGTTCAGGAGATCCGGGACAGCATGCTGAATACGGAAATGGTCTACCGGGGGAGCAGCGTCGGCCCGGCACCAAGGGCCGGAAGCGCGCCGGAAGCGCCGGTGCCTGCCATGCACCTGGCCGCAGTCCTTGAAGCACAGGCCGGCTGGCAAGAGGAATTGGGAGGGCGGTCCCGAAGCCGTGCGCAGTTCAAGGCCGTGCTCGGCTTTTGGCAGATGCTGCTGGACCGCGGCTCGGCGGATGCCGGGTTGCCTGATATAGAGCGGGATGCCTTTCTTCGTGCCACGCTCCTGGTCCCCACGTGGCGGGACGCCGTGATGGTGATGGCCGCCGCGGGCACGAACGCTGCCGAAGCCGGCGCGGAACAGTTCAACGTCTTTGCGGAAGGTGATGACGGGGGCGGCGCCGACGGGTCCGTGGTGTTGCTGCCGCTGCTGCCGCCAGCCGAATTCCCCCTCCGGGCCTCGCCGTTGGGCAAACCGGGGACGGAAACGGCAGGAGGAAGGGCAGCTGCCCTTCGGCCGCCGCGCCGGGCCAAGGATGGGGCGGCCCGCTCTGGTTCCGTTCCAGCCGGCTACGGCGAGGTCCTTATGGGCGTTGCGCCCGACGTCCCCGACTGGGCAGGCTTGGAAACGCTGGACCGGGTCCTCGGGCAACTGGCTGTGCTGGGAGGTCAGGCTGCTGCCGCGGCGCTGACCATGCGCGGCTGGGTGGCGTGGTGCCGGGGCCGCGGTTCCTACGCTGCCGCCTACCTGGGGCAGGCCCTCGAGCTGGAGCCGGAATACAGGCTCGCGGAACTTCTGCTGGATCTCGTGGGCAGGGGAACGCTCTGTGGCTGGGCGGCGCGCAGGGAGGCCGCCTGGCAGAAGTTCGGGGAGGACCCCGCCGGGTGA